From Polaribacter butkevichii, a single genomic window includes:
- a CDS encoding SusE domain-containing protein — protein MKTYLKRLSYLFLSLTLFLGACETEESLTITSPDPVFELVTPGISNVFLNSELLDNPAFTITWIDEINTAATYTVEMDLESTFAAPIQLGTSDKKNFTITVSELNKALENTDVKSYTETPIYVRLSTGSAMSNVVLFQISKFAVKPPVITSPDNTFTKVLTDVNPDETALTLTWNDPEIGASSSLIISYEIEMAVAGTSFASPANIGSTNTTTFEISHDNLNDLVIANGGVADVASNFDFRIKAIAKSASGDLARTSEAITVSLTGFKAEIPDNLYMVGAHNDWNNADATQQFYTSGNGVFTKVQAFSANDEFKLLPTSGAWDGDYGEDPNNAGKIVQDGEQNIKVTAAGTYLVIIDFNTLSFKLQNIDTMFMVGAHNDWNNADATQQFYTSGNGIFTKVQAFSANDEFKLLPTSGSWDGDWGENKTIAGSLELDDEQNIKVTTAGTYMVTLDFNKLTFNLTEIPTNLYLVGSPNDWNNATAPAFTKVSEGLFEITQTLTATDEFKFLPQQGAWDNDWGESKENAGMLVVDNENNVKSPGDGTYKITVDYNKGTVTVL, from the coding sequence ATGAAAACTTATTTAAAAAGATTAAGCTACTTATTTTTATCACTTACACTTTTTTTAGGTGCTTGTGAAACAGAAGAGAGCTTAACAATAACAAGTCCAGATCCTGTTTTTGAGTTAGTAACACCAGGAATTAGTAATGTGTTTTTAAACTCAGAATTACTAGACAATCCTGCATTTACAATTACTTGGATAGATGAAATTAATACCGCTGCAACTTATACGGTAGAAATGGATTTAGAAAGTACTTTTGCAGCCCCTATTCAATTAGGTACTTCAGATAAAAAGAACTTTACAATCACAGTATCAGAATTAAACAAAGCTTTAGAAAACACAGATGTAAAATCGTATACAGAAACACCTATTTATGTAAGATTATCTACAGGTAGTGCAATGTCTAACGTAGTTTTATTTCAGATTTCTAAATTTGCCGTAAAACCACCAGTAATTACCAGTCCAGACAATACTTTTACCAAAGTATTAACCGACGTTAATCCTGATGAAACAGCCTTAACCCTTACTTGGAATGATCCAGAAATAGGTGCATCTAGTAGCTTAATTATTAGTTATGAGATAGAAATGGCTGTAGCAGGTACTAGTTTTGCCTCTCCTGCAAACATTGGTTCTACAAACACAACTACTTTCGAAATTTCTCATGATAATTTAAATGATTTAGTGATTGCTAACGGAGGTGTTGCAGATGTTGCTTCTAACTTCGATTTTAGAATTAAAGCTATTGCAAAATCTGCTTCGGGAGATTTAGCAAGAACCTCAGAAGCTATTACAGTTTCATTAACAGGATTTAAAGCAGAAATACCAGATAATTTATACATGGTAGGTGCTCATAATGACTGGAACAATGCAGATGCAACTCAACAGTTTTACACTTCAGGAAATGGAGTTTTTACCAAAGTACAAGCTTTTTCTGCAAACGATGAATTTAAATTGTTACCTACATCAGGTGCTTGGGACGGAGATTATGGAGAAGACCCAAACAATGCTGGTAAAATAGTACAAGATGGTGAACAAAACATAAAAGTAACTGCTGCAGGTACTTATTTAGTAATTATAGACTTTAATACATTAAGTTTTAAATTACAAAACATAGACACTATGTTTATGGTAGGTGCTCATAATGACTGGAACAATGCAGATGCTACTCAACAATTTTATACTTCAGGAAACGGTATCTTTACAAAAGTGCAAGCTTTTTCTGCAAATGATGAATTTAAACTATTACCAACTTCTGGTTCTTGGGATGGTGATTGGGGAGAAAACAAAACAATTGCTGGTTCTTTAGAGTTAGATGATGAACAAAACATAAAAGTAACTACTGCTGGTACTTATATGGTTACTTTAGATTTTAATAAATTAACATTTAATCTAACAGAAATACCTACAAACCTTTACTTAGTAGGTTCTCCAAATGATTGGAACAATGCTACGGCACCTGCATTTACAAAAGTATCTGAAGGATTGTTTGAAATAACACAAACGTTAACTGCAACAGACGAATTTAAATTTTTACCTCAACAAGGTGCTTGGGATAATGATTGGGGAGAAAGCAAAGAAAATGCAGGTATGTTAGTTGTTGATAATGAAAACAACGTAAAATCTCCTGGAGATGGTACCTATAAAATTACAGTAGATTATAATAAAGGAACAGTAACTGTTCTATAA
- a CDS encoding RagB/SusD family nutrient uptake outer membrane protein, which produces MKKYIKTIKNLFVVILLTSVVASCTKDLNIVPEDDQTVLSDALFENENAYLEVLAGTYANLSLTGVDGPESSNIKGLDAGTSQYGRTLLYLQTLSADQMIWSYENDPGTRELQRNIWTAQNPVILGMFSRAMVTVAFANNFLRETTKEKLDARNVSTATRENIVTYRAEARLLRALSYYNLMDLYGKAPMVVETDPTAGFNPPQADRTELFTFIESELLAIDADLMAPKTNQHGRADKAVAWMILAKMYLNAEVYIGEAKYTECLTECKKIIGGGFSLATNYAHLFMADNNTNSAINEIIFPLISDGLITQNYGPTTVMVNGEIGSLEANGIPLGVGASGWGGALRVRKQFAQLFDGGIFSGDTRNTIISGTRSIDITDISDKDQGYIIEKYSNATSTGTFGSDQTFVDTDFPLFRLADVYLMYAEAHLRGGSGGSNADMETYINALRTRANNPQNNLTAADISLEFILDERARELHWEAHRRQDLIRFGKFTGGNYNWAWKGNGSNGIALPSYMKVYPIPTASLASNPNLTQNTGY; this is translated from the coding sequence ATGAAAAAATATATAAAAACAATAAAAAATCTATTCGTTGTTATTTTACTAACATCAGTAGTTGCTTCTTGTACAAAAGATTTAAATATTGTACCCGAAGATGATCAAACGGTTTTAAGTGATGCGTTATTTGAAAATGAAAATGCTTACTTAGAAGTTTTAGCAGGTACTTACGCAAACTTATCTTTAACAGGTGTTGATGGCCCAGAAAGTTCTAATATTAAAGGATTAGACGCGGGTACTAGTCAATATGGTAGAACATTATTGTACTTACAAACATTATCTGCAGACCAAATGATTTGGTCTTATGAAAATGACCCTGGTACAAGAGAACTACAACGTAATATTTGGACCGCCCAAAACCCTGTAATATTAGGTATGTTTAGTAGAGCAATGGTTACGGTTGCATTTGCTAATAACTTTTTAAGAGAAACAACTAAAGAAAAATTAGACGCAAGAAACGTTTCTACTGCAACAAGAGAAAACATTGTTACTTATAGAGCAGAAGCTCGTTTACTAAGAGCTTTGTCTTATTATAACTTAATGGACTTATATGGTAAAGCCCCAATGGTAGTAGAAACAGACCCAACGGCAGGTTTTAATCCTCCACAAGCAGACAGAACTGAATTATTTACATTTATAGAAAGCGAATTATTAGCAATCGATGCCGATTTAATGGCACCAAAAACCAATCAACATGGTAGAGCAGACAAAGCTGTTGCGTGGATGATTTTAGCTAAAATGTATTTAAATGCAGAAGTATATATTGGTGAAGCAAAATATACAGAATGCTTAACCGAATGTAAAAAAATTATAGGTGGTGGGTTTTCTTTAGCAACTAATTACGCTCATTTATTTATGGCTGATAACAATACCAATTCAGCAATCAACGAAATTATTTTTCCTTTAATTTCTGATGGTTTAATTACACAAAACTACGGACCAACAACCGTTATGGTAAATGGTGAAATAGGAAGTTTAGAAGCAAACGGCATTCCTTTAGGTGTTGGTGCTTCTGGATGGGGAGGCGCATTAAGAGTAAGAAAACAATTTGCTCAATTATTTGATGGAGGTATCTTTTCTGGAGACACTAGAAACACCATTATCTCTGGAACAAGAAGTATTGATATTACTGATATCTCAGATAAAGATCAGGGTTATATTATAGAAAAATACTCAAATGCAACTTCTACCGGAACCTTTGGTTCTGACCAAACTTTTGTAGATACAGATTTCCCTTTGTTTAGATTAGCAGATGTATATTTAATGTATGCAGAAGCACATTTAAGAGGTGGATCAGGAGGTTCTAATGCTGATATGGAAACGTATATTAATGCACTAAGAACTAGAGCTAACAACCCTCAAAACAACTTAACTGCCGCAGATATTTCTCTAGAGTTTATTTTAGATGAAAGAGCAAGAGAGTTACACTGGGAAGCACACAGAAGACAAGATTTAATTCGATTTGGTAAGTTTACTGGTGGTAATTACAACTGGGCATGGAAAGGAAATGGAAGTAACGGTATTGCTTTACCTTCTTACATGAAAGTATATCCTATACCTACCGCTAGTTTAGCTTCTAACCCAAATTTAACTCAAAATACTGGGTATTAA
- a CDS encoding DUF1569 domain-containing protein — protein sequence MKNIFEKEITLEEINRINKLTAATKPTWGKMSVSQMLAHCSVSYEMVYTDKHPKPNAFTKWILKTFVKNIVVSEKPYAKNGKTAAQFIVSDDRVFETEKKRLIDYMIQTQELGETYFEGKESHSFGKLTAVEWNNSFYKHLDHHLTQFGV from the coding sequence ATGAAAAACATTTTTGAGAAAGAGATTACTTTAGAAGAAATTAATAGAATTAACAAGCTTACGGCTGCAACCAAACCAACATGGGGTAAGATGTCTGTTTCTCAAATGTTAGCTCATTGTTCTGTCTCTTACGAGATGGTTTATACAGATAAACATCCAAAACCGAATGCTTTTACAAAGTGGATCTTAAAAACGTTTGTTAAAAATATTGTTGTGTCTGAAAAACCGTATGCTAAAAACGGAAAAACAGCCGCACAATTTATTGTATCGGATGATAGAGTGTTTGAAACAGAAAAAAAGCGTTTGATAGATTATATGATACAAACACAAGAATTAGGAGAGACATATTTTGAAGGGAAAGAATCTCATTCTTTTGGAAAGTTAACTGCGGTAGAATGGAATAATTCTTTTTACAAACATTTAGATCATCATTTAACTCAATTTGGAGTTTAG
- a CDS encoding alpha-amylase family glycosyl hydrolase, which translates to MKKITLLILLISSFTFSQVQNVTFSVSPATFNETDAITITVSNITTASWGVSDIYLWSWSYDSSGENSMDSPTNGSWSSSNEAQKLTNNGNNTYSITFTPTTFYNRTNIGSIGMLVKAKDGSGDKKSQDKTYQVGTFQLTLNTPTEATTVLDSGQTLPINATSSIAADFTLKANGTIINQKNNATAYSYAPTVTENTTYLLEATNNGEVQNTSFNAIVKPTITEAALPSGMKDGINLNPSDNTKATLVFYAPGKEFIHLIGSFNNWQVNDAYLLKKDSSKDRFWIELSSLTPQTDYTYQYIIEADLRVADPYSTVVLTENNDQYINATTYPNLASYPTGKTNHAVTLLRTGDAAYNWQTNNYTKPAKTDLVIYELLIRDFDELHSFDAVQNRLDYLQELGINAIELMPVMEFDGNESWGYNPSFHMALDKYYGNTNSFKQLIDECHRRGIAVIVDVAFNHASGQNPYYRMWNTDNGGYGGQASANSPFFNQTATHSYSVFNDFNHSKQAVKEYVKRVSQYWIDEYKIDGFRWDLTKGFTQNCSDADQSCTNNYQQDRVDVLKEYADYQWEKDPNFYIIFEHLGGNTEETEWVNYRLDEGKGIMLWGNHNHQYNQATMGFGSDADFSWISYKNRGWSVPANVSYMESHDEERLMYKNLEYGNSNGSYSIKNLNTALKREELAGAFYFTVPGPKMIWQFGELGYDISIEENGRTGNKPILWSYLANEGRRAVKDTWSKLIKLKLKYDIFETSNFTLDVGNANGLNTIHLTDPTATDIQNITIIGNFGVTTQSIVPAFQQTGTWYNLLENNANITVTNTTAAITLAPGEFKVYANKPASLTTDDFTIDDKNTIKLYPNPAKTHFVLSDKTNKVSVFDITGKLVKTYSKEDIESNYYVISTLKKGIYFIRIKDIKNQILTKKLIVN; encoded by the coding sequence ATGAAAAAAATTACTTTATTAATCCTTTTAATATCCTCATTTACTTTTAGCCAAGTACAGAATGTTACTTTTTCTGTTTCTCCTGCTACTTTTAATGAAACGGATGCTATAACTATTACAGTGTCTAACATTACAACGGCTTCTTGGGGTGTTTCAGACATTTATTTATGGTCTTGGTCTTATGATTCTAGCGGAGAAAACTCTATGGATTCACCAACCAACGGAAGTTGGTCTAGTTCTAATGAGGCGCAAAAATTAACCAACAACGGTAATAATACATACTCAATTACTTTTACACCAACTACTTTTTATAACAGAACAAACATTGGTAGCATTGGCATGCTAGTAAAAGCAAAAGATGGTTCTGGTGATAAAAAATCGCAAGATAAAACATACCAAGTTGGTACTTTTCAATTAACATTAAACACGCCTACAGAGGCAACAACTGTTTTAGACTCCGGACAAACATTACCAATAAATGCAACGAGCTCAATAGCCGCAGATTTTACTTTAAAAGCAAATGGAACAATAATTAATCAAAAAAACAATGCAACGGCATATAGCTACGCTCCTACTGTAACTGAAAACACAACGTACCTTTTAGAAGCTACAAATAATGGAGAGGTACAAAACACCAGCTTTAATGCCATTGTAAAACCAACAATTACAGAAGCGGCACTTCCTTCTGGTATGAAAGATGGAATCAATTTAAATCCATCAGATAATACAAAAGCAACTTTAGTATTTTATGCACCAGGAAAAGAATTTATTCACCTAATTGGTAGCTTTAATAATTGGCAAGTAAACGATGCTTATTTATTAAAAAAAGACAGTAGCAAAGATCGTTTTTGGATAGAACTTAGTAGCTTAACTCCGCAAACAGATTATACGTATCAATATATTATTGAAGCCGATTTAAGAGTTGCAGATCCATACTCTACAGTGGTTTTAACAGAAAACAACGATCAATATATAAACGCAACCACCTACCCAAACCTAGCAAGTTATCCTACAGGAAAAACAAACCACGCAGTTACTTTATTAAGAACGGGTGATGCTGCCTATAATTGGCAAACAAATAACTATACAAAACCTGCAAAAACAGACTTAGTTATTTATGAACTTTTAATTAGAGATTTTGATGAGCTTCATAGTTTTGATGCTGTACAAAACAGATTAGATTATTTGCAAGAATTAGGTATAAATGCTATAGAATTAATGCCTGTAATGGAATTTGATGGTAATGAATCTTGGGGATACAACCCTTCGTTTCATATGGCATTAGACAAATATTATGGTAACACAAACTCTTTTAAACAATTAATAGACGAATGCCACAGAAGAGGTATTGCTGTTATTGTTGATGTTGCTTTTAATCATGCAAGTGGTCAAAATCCTTATTACAGAATGTGGAACACAGACAATGGTGGCTACGGAGGGCAAGCAAGTGCCAATAGTCCTTTTTTTAACCAAACAGCAACACACTCTTACAGTGTTTTTAATGATTTTAATCACTCTAAACAAGCTGTAAAAGAGTATGTAAAAAGAGTTTCTCAATACTGGATTGATGAATATAAAATTGATGGTTTTAGATGGGATTTAACAAAAGGGTTTACACAAAACTGTTCTGATGCGGACCAAAGTTGTACAAACAATTATCAACAAGACAGAGTTGATGTTTTAAAAGAATATGCTGATTATCAATGGGAAAAAGACCCTAATTTCTACATTATTTTCGAACATTTAGGAGGTAATACAGAAGAAACCGAATGGGTAAATTATAGACTTGATGAAGGCAAAGGAATTATGCTTTGGGGAAATCATAACCACCAATACAACCAAGCAACTATGGGCTTTGGTAGTGACGCAGATTTTTCTTGGATTTCTTATAAAAACAGAGGTTGGTCTGTACCTGCAAATGTTAGTTATATGGAAAGCCATGATGAAGAGCGTTTAATGTACAAAAACCTAGAATATGGTAATTCTAATGGAAGCTATTCTATAAAAAACCTAAACACAGCTTTAAAAAGAGAAGAATTAGCCGGTGCTTTTTACTTTACAGTACCAGGACCCAAAATGATTTGGCAATTTGGCGAATTAGGATATGATATTTCTATTGAAGAAAATGGTAGAACAGGTAACAAACCTATTTTATGGAGTTATCTAGCCAACGAAGGTAGAAGAGCTGTTAAAGACACTTGGTCAAAATTAATTAAATTAAAATTAAAATATGATATTTTTGAAACATCAAATTTTACGTTAGATGTTGGTAATGCTAATGGGTTAAACACCATTCATTTAACAGATCCAACAGCAACAGACATACAAAATATTACAATTATTGGAAACTTTGGGGTAACCACACAAAGTATTGTTCCTGCTTTTCAGCAAACAGGTACTTGGTATAATTTGTTAGAAAACAACGCTAATATTACAGTTACTAATACAACAGCGGCAATTACATTAGCGCCAGGAGAATTTAAAGTGTATGCAAATAAGCCTGCTTCACTTACTACAGATGATTTTACAATTGATGATAAAAACACCATTAAACTGTATCCTAATCCTGCTAAAACGCACTTTGTTCTTTCTGATAAAACAAACAAAGTATCCGTTTTTGATATTACAGGGAAGTTAGTAAAAACGTATTCTAAAGAGGATATTGAATCAAATTATTATGTGATATCAACATTAAAAAAAGGCATCTATTTTATTAGAATTAAGGATATAAAAAACCAAATTCTAACTAAAAAATTGATTGTAAATTAA
- a CDS encoding SusE domain-containing protein — protein sequence MMKNIKRFSAVSIIGLVLLFFQSCDDTSDTFTISAPTAPILAELNFTQLELDAVNTTNPAITLNWDEADYGIQAAVNYAIQFSKDDAFTAPVTASTISGKTSATLSINEVNAAAGNAGVNPFNWSDIYIRIVASLGTQNNEMAVSNVIQFSVYPYFNYSFKDYYLVGNATAPGWDNFATGNNPALFRDETDSNTFYYTGYFAKATADDGEGRFKVIETKGEWSNQWGTTYPDNEDPIDAEGDIAGNPATQEADPGRFGVKTDGYYTFKVNFASKKYSIEPFNADGIVSPTSLEIQGSSTANVAMTPLAFDGHIWFATAIHLTPGEVEFVTGASAKWGSSTSFSGVATDGGGAIPVIVEDDYDVWFNDLTGRYILIPLNL from the coding sequence ATGATGAAAAACATAAAAAGATTTTCAGCAGTTAGTATCATTGGTCTAGTACTTTTATTTTTCCAATCTTGCGATGACACTTCTGATACATTCACGATATCAGCTCCAACAGCACCTATTTTAGCTGAATTAAATTTTACTCAATTAGAATTAGATGCTGTAAATACTACAAACCCTGCCATAACTTTAAATTGGGATGAAGCAGATTACGGTATACAGGCTGCGGTTAACTATGCTATTCAGTTTTCTAAAGATGATGCTTTTACAGCGCCAGTTACTGCATCAACAATTTCTGGTAAAACTTCTGCAACATTATCTATAAACGAGGTAAATGCAGCTGCAGGTAATGCAGGTGTAAATCCTTTTAACTGGTCAGATATTTATATTAGAATTGTTGCCTCATTAGGTACTCAAAATAATGAAATGGCCGTTTCTAATGTAATTCAGTTTAGCGTATATCCGTACTTTAACTACTCTTTTAAAGATTATTATTTAGTAGGTAACGCAACAGCTCCAGGTTGGGATAATTTTGCAACAGGTAACAACCCTGCTTTATTTAGAGATGAAACAGATAGCAATACGTTTTACTATACTGGTTATTTTGCTAAAGCAACTGCAGATGATGGTGAAGGAAGATTTAAAGTAATTGAAACAAAAGGAGAATGGTCTAACCAATGGGGTACAACTTACCCTGATAATGAAGATCCAATAGATGCTGAAGGTGACATTGCAGGAAACCCTGCAACACAAGAAGCAGATCCAGGTAGATTTGGTGTAAAAACTGATGGTTACTATACCTTTAAAGTAAACTTTGCTTCTAAAAAATATTCTATAGAGCCTTTTAATGCTGACGGTATTGTAAGCCCTACATCATTAGAAATACAAGGATCTAGTACAGCTAATGTAGCCATGACTCCTTTAGCTTTTGATGGTCATATCTGGTTTGCAACTGCAATTCATTTAACTCCTGGTGAAGTAGAATTTGTTACAGGTGCAAGTGCTAAATGGGGAAGTTCAACTTCTTTTTCTGGAGTAGCAACCGATGGTGGTGGTGCAATACCTGTAATTGTAGAAGATGATTATGATGTTTGGTTTAATGATTTAACAGGTCGTTATATCTTAATTCCTTTAAATTTATAA
- the holA gene encoding DNA polymerase III subunit delta translates to MNEIRNIVSDIKKGNIKPIYFLMGDEPYYIDKISDYIEENILDEGEKGFNQQVMYGRDATIEDIVSSAKRYPMMAERQVIIVKEAQDLSRNIEKLVAYAENPQPTTVLVFNYKYKKLDKRKKLHKAIAKTGLIYESKKLYENQVSDWIRRVLSGKKYQIEPKASQMLVEFLGTDLSKISNELDKLMLILPKESIINDKDIEDNIGISKDFNNFELRKAVGEKDVVKANRIINYFAENPKNNPLVMTISLLNGYFTQLLCFHGLKDKSKSSVAKALGVNPYFVDEYFSASRNYPMRKVAQVIAFLRDADVKSKGVGASQSNQDILKELLFKILH, encoded by the coding sequence ATGAACGAAATAAGAAACATTGTTTCAGATATAAAGAAAGGAAATATTAAACCTATCTATTTTTTAATGGGTGATGAGCCTTATTACATAGATAAAATTTCTGACTATATAGAAGAAAATATATTAGATGAAGGCGAAAAAGGATTTAACCAGCAAGTAATGTATGGTAGAGATGCTACTATAGAAGATATTGTTTCTTCTGCCAAGCGTTACCCAATGATGGCCGAAAGACAGGTAATTATTGTTAAAGAAGCACAAGACTTAAGTAGAAATATAGAGAAGTTAGTTGCCTATGCAGAAAACCCACAGCCTACAACTGTTTTAGTTTTTAATTATAAGTATAAAAAACTAGATAAGCGTAAAAAACTACATAAGGCAATTGCAAAAACAGGTTTAATTTATGAAAGTAAAAAACTGTATGAAAATCAGGTTTCAGATTGGATTCGTAGGGTTTTAAGCGGAAAAAAATATCAAATTGAGCCCAAAGCGTCTCAAATGTTAGTAGAGTTTCTAGGAACTGATTTAAGTAAAATATCTAATGAGTTAGATAAATTGATGCTAATTTTACCTAAAGAATCTATTATTAATGATAAGGATATTGAAGACAATATTGGTATTTCTAAAGATTTTAATAACTTCGAATTAAGAAAAGCAGTAGGAGAGAAGGATGTGGTTAAAGCCAATAGAATTATAAATTATTTTGCCGAAAACCCAAAAAATAACCCTTTGGTAATGACCATTTCATTATTAAACGGTTATTTTACACAGCTTCTTTGTTTTCATGGTTTAAAAGATAAATCTAAAAGTTCTGTAGCAAAAGCGTTAGGTGTTAATCCGTATTTTGTAGACGAATATTTTTCTGCTTCTAGAAATTATCCGATGCGAAAAGTAGCACAAGTAATTGCTTTTTTAAGAGATGCTGATGTAAAAAGTAAAGGAGTTGGGGCAAGCCAATCTAACCAAGATATTTTAAAAGAATTATTATTCAAAATACTACATTAA